A single window of Vibrio sp. HB236076 DNA harbors:
- the adhE gene encoding bifunctional acetaldehyde-CoA/alcohol dehydrogenase, with product MPVTNLAELDALVARVKKAQAEFATFSQEQVDKIFRAASLAANQARIPLAQQAVAESGMGIVEDKVIKNHFASEFIYNKYKDEQTCGVLEEDDNLGTMTIAEPVGIICGIVPTTNPTSTAIFKSLISLKTRNGIIFSPHPRAKNSTNDAAKLVLDAAVAAGAPKDIIGWIDQPSVELSNALMKHEGIALILATGGPGMVKAAYSSGKPAIGVGAGNVPVVIDETADVKRAVASILMSKTFDNGVVCASEQAAIVVDEVYDEVKERFATHKAYVLTKAEADKVRKVLLIDGNLNAKIVGQTASTIAELAGVKVPADTKVLVGEGLSNGKVSYDDAFAHEKLSPTLGLFRAENFEDAVAQAVTMVEIGGIGHTSGLYTNQDANADRIRYFGDKMKTARILINIPTTHGGIGDLYNFNVAPSLTLGCGSWGGNSISENVGPKHLINKKTVAKRAENMLWHKLPKSIYFRRGSLPIALGDLEGKKRAFLVTDRFLFNNGYADDIVQLLKAQGMEVQTFFDVEADPTLSVVKKGAEQMNSFQPDVIIALGGGSPMDAAKIMWVMYEHPETHFEELAMRFMDIRKRIYKFPKMGKKAELVCITTTSGTGSEVTPFAVVTDDETGAKYPLADYEITPNMAIVDANLVMNMPKSLTAFGGYDAVVHSLEAYVSVLANEYSDGQALQALKLLKEYLPSSYANGANDPIAREKVHNAATIAGIAFANAFLGVCHSMAHKVGAEFHLPHGLTNAMLMCNVVRYNANDNPTKQTAFSQYDRPQARRRYAEVADHLGLSLPGDRTAQKIERLLGWLEELKLQLDIPASIQAAGVAEADFLAKVDELAVAAFDDQCTGANPRYPLISELKDVLLASYYGKPFIEGETFEGTTVIKKKADQDQAKVSSKVAEKAAKPKAEA from the coding sequence ATGCCTGTTACTAATTTAGCTGAACTGGATGCCTTGGTTGCACGAGTGAAAAAAGCCCAAGCTGAATTTGCAACCTTTAGCCAAGAGCAAGTGGATAAGATTTTCCGCGCTGCGTCACTGGCAGCAAACCAAGCGCGTATTCCGTTGGCACAACAAGCGGTCGCCGAGTCTGGCATGGGAATTGTGGAAGACAAAGTGATCAAAAACCACTTTGCTTCTGAGTTTATTTACAACAAATACAAAGATGAGCAAACTTGTGGTGTTCTAGAAGAAGATGACAATTTAGGCACCATGACCATTGCCGAGCCAGTGGGCATTATCTGCGGTATTGTGCCAACCACCAACCCAACGTCAACGGCTATCTTTAAGTCATTGATCTCACTTAAAACCCGCAATGGCATCATTTTTTCACCGCACCCAAGAGCGAAAAACTCAACCAATGATGCGGCCAAATTAGTCCTTGATGCGGCCGTTGCTGCGGGCGCACCGAAAGACATTATTGGTTGGATTGACCAGCCTTCTGTGGAGCTTTCAAACGCACTAATGAAACACGAAGGCATTGCGCTCATTTTGGCGACAGGTGGTCCTGGTATGGTGAAAGCCGCTTACTCATCTGGCAAACCCGCTATTGGTGTGGGTGCGGGTAACGTTCCTGTTGTGATTGATGAAACGGCGGATGTGAAACGCGCCGTGGCTTCTATCCTCATGTCAAAAACCTTTGATAATGGGGTGGTATGTGCATCAGAGCAAGCGGCGATTGTAGTCGATGAAGTGTATGACGAAGTCAAAGAGCGTTTTGCAACCCACAAAGCTTATGTACTGACCAAAGCCGAAGCTGACAAAGTGCGTAAAGTCTTGTTAATTGACGGTAACCTCAACGCAAAAATTGTTGGTCAAACGGCGTCGACGATTGCCGAACTGGCGGGGGTTAAAGTGCCTGCGGATACCAAAGTATTGGTCGGTGAAGGCCTTAGCAACGGTAAAGTGTCTTACGATGATGCTTTTGCACACGAGAAACTATCGCCAACCCTCGGGCTATTCCGCGCCGAAAACTTTGAAGACGCGGTTGCTCAAGCGGTGACCATGGTTGAAATTGGCGGTATCGGCCACACTTCGGGCTTATACACCAATCAAGATGCAAACGCAGATCGCATTCGCTACTTTGGCGATAAAATGAAAACCGCGCGTATCTTGATTAATATCCCAACCACACATGGCGGTATCGGTGATTTGTACAACTTCAACGTTGCGCCTTCATTAACTTTGGGTTGTGGTTCATGGGGGGGGAACTCCATCTCTGAAAACGTGGGTCCAAAACACTTGATCAACAAGAAAACCGTAGCAAAACGAGCCGAAAATATGTTGTGGCATAAACTTCCAAAATCGATTTACTTCCGCCGCGGTAGCTTGCCGATTGCCTTGGGTGATTTAGAAGGGAAAAAACGTGCATTTTTGGTCACTGACCGCTTCTTGTTCAACAATGGCTACGCTGATGACATTGTCCAACTGCTCAAAGCACAAGGCATGGAAGTTCAAACTTTCTTTGATGTTGAAGCCGACCCTACGCTCTCTGTCGTCAAAAAAGGAGCTGAACAAATGAACAGCTTCCAACCTGACGTGATCATTGCCCTCGGCGGCGGTTCACCAATGGATGCAGCGAAAATTATGTGGGTAATGTACGAACACCCTGAAACGCATTTTGAAGAGTTGGCGATGCGCTTTATGGACATCCGTAAACGTATCTATAAATTCCCTAAAATGGGGAAAAAAGCTGAGCTTGTGTGTATTACAACTACATCAGGGACTGGTTCTGAAGTGACCCCATTTGCGGTGGTAACGGATGATGAAACGGGTGCGAAATACCCACTGGCAGACTATGAAATCACGCCTAATATGGCGATTGTTGATGCAAACTTGGTGATGAATATGCCTAAATCGCTGACTGCTTTTGGTGGTTACGACGCGGTGGTTCACTCACTTGAGGCTTACGTATCTGTATTGGCTAATGAATATTCAGATGGTCAAGCCCTACAAGCGCTTAAATTACTTAAAGAATACTTACCATCAAGTTATGCCAACGGTGCCAATGATCCCATTGCACGTGAAAAAGTGCACAATGCCGCGACCATTGCCGGGATTGCATTTGCCAACGCCTTCTTGGGTGTGTGTCACTCAATGGCCCACAAAGTAGGGGCAGAGTTTCACTTGCCACATGGGCTGACCAATGCCATGTTGATGTGTAATGTGGTTCGCTACAATGCCAATGACAATCCGACCAAGCAAACCGCGTTTTCTCAATACGACCGCCCACAAGCTCGTCGTCGTTATGCAGAAGTCGCCGATCACTTGGGACTATCTTTACCGGGCGATCGCACAGCACAAAAAATTGAGCGTTTACTGGGTTGGTTAGAAGAGCTGAAATTGCAATTGGATATTCCTGCGTCAATTCAAGCGGCAGGGGTGGCAGAGGCTGATTTCCTCGCCAAAGTTGATGAGCTCGCGGTGGCGGCATTTGATGACCAATGTACCGGAGCTAACCCTCGCTACCCGTTAATCAGCGAGCTCAAAGATGTCTTGTTGGCTTCTTACTACGGCAAACCTTTTATTGAAGGTGAGACGTTTGAAGGCACGACCGTGATTAAGAAAAAAGCGGATCAGGATCAAGCGAAAGTTAGCTCAAAAGTGGCAGAGAAAGCCGCTAAGCCAAAAGCAGAAGCTTAA
- a CDS encoding VC2046/SO_2500 family protein — translation MSVNTINHSPLINELQFNDLQGQPSVNQAINQGRRSDFALLLSMLSDDVQERLFATETKPETLSSGTSLREQLSIAPSQPLIADHDSYDLGAQQSQLLHSASLVSSHLSHYLRPEGLCVQPQNTAGLPEACYHNLSSHQQRRLKATANPIPSQNNSQNRLYEQLNTALKKDRLHCAA, via the coding sequence ATGTCGGTCAACACGATTAATCACAGCCCACTAATCAATGAGCTTCAATTTAATGATTTGCAAGGTCAACCCAGTGTTAATCAAGCCATTAATCAGGGCCGACGTTCTGATTTCGCGCTTTTACTGTCGATGTTATCTGACGATGTTCAAGAGCGACTCTTTGCCACAGAGACAAAGCCAGAGACGTTGTCCTCTGGTACCTCACTGCGTGAGCAATTATCAATTGCCCCCTCTCAACCTTTGATTGCGGATCACGACAGCTACGATTTAGGGGCACAACAAAGTCAACTATTACACTCTGCCAGCCTTGTCAGTAGTCACCTCAGTCATTACTTACGGCCTGAGGGCTTGTGTGTCCAACCTCAAAACACCGCAGGGTTACCCGAAGCGTGCTACCACAATTTATCGTCGCACCAGCAGAGGCGCTTAAAAGCAACGGCGAACCCCATACCATCGCAGAACAATAGTCAAAATAGACTGTATGAACAACTCAACACCGCATTGAAAAAAGACCGTTTACATTGCGCTGCGTAG
- a CDS encoding YchE family NAAT transporter, whose amino-acid sequence MTSFELAIFMQFFLGLVAAVNPVGIMPIFVSLTGHMSEEEKNKTAVTAHVSVAIILVISLLAGQWLLDMFSISLDSFRVAGGMLLMTIAFSMMSGKLGEDKQNKQEKSEYVSREQIGVVPLAMPLMAGPGAISSTIVFGARYPSTLDTFGIIMTIVVFSLCSWLLFRSARLIVRFLGQTGINVITRIMGLILGALGIEFMANGLRHLFPGLA is encoded by the coding sequence ATGACATCGTTTGAACTGGCTATCTTTATGCAATTTTTCTTGGGCTTGGTCGCCGCGGTTAACCCCGTGGGTATCATGCCTATTTTTGTTTCGCTAACGGGACATATGAGCGAAGAGGAAAAAAACAAAACGGCGGTAACCGCTCACGTTTCTGTGGCGATTATATTGGTCATCTCACTGTTGGCCGGCCAATGGTTGTTAGATATGTTTAGTATTTCATTGGATTCGTTTCGAGTTGCGGGTGGCATGCTACTGATGACCATCGCCTTTTCAATGATGAGCGGTAAACTTGGTGAAGATAAGCAAAACAAACAAGAAAAGTCTGAATACGTCAGTCGTGAGCAAATTGGCGTTGTCCCCTTAGCCATGCCACTGATGGCCGGCCCTGGGGCGATCAGCTCAACCATTGTTTTCGGAGCGCGCTACCCATCCACACTCGATACCTTTGGTATCATCATGACCATTGTGGTGTTTTCACTTTGCTCTTGGCTGCTTTTTCGCAGCGCCCGCCTGATTGTGCGATTCTTAGGTCAAACCGGTATTAACGTGATTACCCGTATCATGGGTTTGATATTAGGCGCGTTGGGAATTGAGTTTATGGCTAATGGCTTACGTCATTTGTTCCCGGGTTTGGCTTAA
- a CDS encoding SDR family oxidoreductase has protein sequence MELKNSTVLITFAGSDLGRNIANHFAQTGATLILCDTHKDRLEHIFKQFQSKGKAVYAMPVKDFTTPSLQYLFDCIEQEVEQCPNVIVNCWTASPLSGLNDPLAERFVEPIAQTAAYFQAAGHVAAQRMRAVGNQGVIVNVLSYENHSDTKGIESIGALVSGLTSSWAKEMAPYNIRVGGVIPAPTHQGDPIDSHYWACIQQELTRNAEYIVTNDYFSGRVVNTDV, from the coding sequence ATGGAATTAAAAAATTCAACGGTATTAATTACCTTTGCGGGCAGCGATTTGGGAAGAAACATCGCCAATCACTTTGCTCAAACGGGCGCGACCTTGATCTTATGTGACACTCACAAAGACAGGCTAGAGCATATATTTAAGCAGTTTCAATCCAAAGGCAAAGCAGTTTATGCCATGCCCGTTAAAGACTTTACCACACCGTCTTTGCAATACCTCTTTGATTGTATCGAACAAGAGGTTGAGCAGTGCCCTAATGTGATTGTCAATTGCTGGACAGCCTCCCCGCTTTCGGGACTCAATGATCCTTTAGCCGAGCGGTTTGTCGAACCCATCGCGCAAACAGCCGCTTATTTTCAGGCAGCCGGCCATGTCGCCGCGCAACGAATGCGTGCCGTAGGCAATCAAGGCGTCATCGTCAATGTGCTTTCATATGAAAACCACAGTGATACCAAAGGCATTGAAAGTATTGGAGCTTTAGTCTCTGGCTTAACTTCGAGCTGGGCAAAGGAGATGGCGCCTTACAATATACGAGTGGGCGGTGTGATCCCAGCTCCGACCCATCAAGGCGATCCGATTGATAGTCATTATTGGGCCTGTATCCAGCAAGAGTTGACTCGCAATGCCGAGTACATCGTCACCAATGATTATTTCAGCGGTCGAGTAGTGAATACCGACGTATAA